The following are encoded in a window of Bradyrhizobium guangdongense genomic DNA:
- a CDS encoding DUF3237 domain-containing protein, with amino-acid sequence MSTPRLETKYVFTITAEIGDVVTAGETGIGVRRIIPILGGKVTGAVSGKVLPFGADFQTIRPNELIDLEAKYAFETDDGAVVYVENKGMRFGPVELLQKLKRGEPVDPKLIYFRTVPRFETGHAKYRWLMEHIFVGSAARHADRVVIDMHQVV; translated from the coding sequence ATGTCAACGCCGAGGCTCGAAACCAAATACGTCTTCACCATCACCGCTGAGATCGGCGACGTCGTCACTGCCGGCGAGACCGGCATCGGCGTACGCCGCATCATCCCGATCCTGGGTGGCAAGGTGACGGGCGCGGTATCAGGCAAAGTGCTTCCCTTCGGCGCCGACTTCCAGACCATCCGGCCCAACGAGCTGATCGACCTCGAGGCCAAATACGCCTTCGAGACCGACGACGGCGCCGTCGTCTATGTCGAGAACAAGGGCATGCGCTTCGGCCCGGTCGAGCTATTGCAAAAGCTCAAGCGCGGCGAGCCGGTCGATCCCAAATTGATCTATTTCCGGACCGTGCCGAGATTCGAGACCGGGCATGCGAAGTATCGCTGGCTGATGGAGCACATCTTTGTGGGCTCGGCGGCGCGGCATGCGGACCGCGTGGTGATCGACATGCATCAGGTGGTGTGA
- the pobA gene encoding 4-hydroxybenzoate 3-monooxygenase: MRTKVAIIGAGPAGLLLGQLLHQYGIDNVILERQSPDYVLGRIRAGLLEEGTVGLLDQIGTGARAHAEGLVHEGIELAFAGRRHRIDMKAATGKTVMIYGQTEVTLDLMNARRAAGLTTVYEASDVQPHDFDGSHPRVTWVKDGASHTLDCDFIAGCDGFHGVSRASVPASAIEEFERVYPFGWLGILSETPPVSHELIYSNHDRGFALCTMRSMKRSRHYLQCSLDDHVLQWPDDRFWDELKRRLDREAADSLVTGPSIEKSIAPLRSFVAEPMRFGKLFLCGDAAHIVPPTGAKGLNLAASDAHYLSSAFREFYDEKSSAGIDAYSAKALARVWKAVRFSWWMTSMLHKFPDTGTIGTRIQLAELDYVTQSQAAMTSLSENYVGLPF; this comes from the coding sequence TTGCGGACAAAAGTCGCAATCATCGGCGCCGGGCCGGCAGGATTGTTGCTGGGGCAACTCCTGCACCAATACGGCATCGACAACGTCATTCTGGAGCGGCAGAGCCCGGATTACGTGCTCGGACGCATCCGCGCCGGCCTGCTGGAGGAGGGAACGGTCGGGCTGCTGGATCAGATCGGCACCGGCGCGCGGGCGCATGCTGAAGGTCTGGTCCATGAAGGTATCGAACTTGCGTTTGCCGGCCGCCGTCATCGGATCGACATGAAGGCCGCGACCGGCAAGACGGTCATGATCTACGGCCAGACCGAGGTCACGCTCGACCTGATGAACGCACGCAGGGCGGCGGGTCTTACCACCGTCTATGAAGCCAGCGATGTGCAGCCGCATGATTTCGACGGCAGTCACCCGCGCGTAACCTGGGTCAAGGACGGCGCCAGCCACACGCTCGATTGCGACTTCATCGCCGGCTGCGACGGCTTTCACGGCGTCAGCCGCGCCAGCGTGCCGGCCTCCGCGATCGAGGAATTCGAGCGGGTCTACCCATTCGGCTGGCTCGGCATCCTGTCGGAGACGCCGCCGGTCAGCCACGAGCTGATTTACTCCAACCATGATCGCGGCTTCGCGCTCTGCACCATGCGCTCGATGAAGCGCAGCCGGCACTATTTGCAGTGTTCGCTCGACGATCATGTCCTCCAGTGGCCGGACGACCGCTTCTGGGACGAGCTGAAGCGCCGCCTCGACCGGGAGGCCGCCGACAGTCTTGTCACCGGTCCCTCGATCGAAAAGAGCATCGCGCCTTTGCGTAGCTTCGTCGCCGAGCCGATGCGCTTCGGCAAGCTGTTCCTGTGCGGTGATGCCGCTCACATCGTGCCGCCGACCGGCGCCAAGGGATTGAACCTCGCCGCAAGCGATGCGCACTATCTATCGAGCGCCTTCCGTGAGTTCTACGACGAGAAATCCAGCGCAGGGATCGATGCCTATTCCGCCAAGGCGCTCGCGCGCGTCTGGAAGGCCGTGCGCTTCTCCTGGTGGATGACCTCGATGCTGCACAAATTCCCCGACACCGGCACGATCGGGACGCGAATCCAGCTCGCGGAGCTCGACTACGTCACGCAATCGCAGGCCGCGATGACGTCGCTGTCGGAGAACTACGTGGGGCTGCCGTTTTAA
- a CDS encoding SDR family NAD(P)-dependent oxidoreductase, with product MLLKDQAAIVTGGASGLGAATARKLAAQGAKVAVCDLNTKLAETVAAEIKGVAVTCDVSDAASAEAAIAQATKAHGPARVLVNCAGIGVAKRVVGRDGPMALADFDKVIKVNLIGTFNMLRLAATEMSKLEPQASGERGVIINTASVAAYDGQIGQSAYSASKGGIVGMTLPIARELAQFGIRVLTIAPGLFLTPLLANLPQEAQDSLAAAIPFPRRLGNADEFAALALHMVENSYLNGEVVRLDGSLRMAPK from the coding sequence ATGTTGTTGAAGGATCAGGCAGCCATCGTCACCGGCGGTGCATCGGGACTGGGCGCGGCCACCGCGCGAAAGCTGGCGGCGCAGGGCGCCAAGGTCGCTGTGTGCGATCTCAATACCAAGCTCGCCGAGACCGTTGCCGCCGAGATCAAGGGCGTCGCCGTGACGTGCGACGTCTCCGACGCAGCTTCTGCTGAGGCTGCGATCGCGCAGGCAACCAAGGCCCACGGGCCCGCGCGCGTGCTGGTCAACTGCGCCGGCATCGGCGTTGCCAAGCGCGTGGTCGGCCGCGACGGTCCGATGGCGCTCGCCGATTTCGACAAGGTGATCAAGGTCAATTTGATCGGCACCTTCAACATGCTGCGTCTTGCCGCAACCGAGATGTCCAAGCTGGAGCCGCAGGCGAGCGGCGAGCGCGGCGTCATCATCAACACCGCCTCCGTCGCGGCCTATGACGGCCAGATCGGGCAGTCCGCCTACTCGGCCTCGAAGGGCGGCATCGTCGGCATGACCTTGCCGATCGCGCGCGAGCTCGCCCAGTTCGGCATCCGCGTACTGACCATCGCGCCCGGCCTGTTCCTGACGCCGCTGCTCGCCAACCTGCCGCAGGAAGCCCAGGACTCCCTCGCCGCGGCGATCCCCTTCCCGCGCCGGCTCGGCAACGCCGACGAATTCGCAGCGCTCGCGCTGCATATGGTCGAGAACTCCTACCTCAACGGCGAAGTGGTGCGCCTCGACGGCTCGCTGCGCATGGCGCCGAAGTAA
- a CDS encoding TRAP transporter large permease, with protein sequence MSTDAVAVIGFVSLFALMLLRVPVGMAMGLVGVSGFSYLVGATPALKLVGQTSMRTVTDYTFGVIPMFLLMGSFVSNSGMSRELFRAANGFVGHLRGGLGIATVGACGGFAAICGSSVATAATFSAVAYPEMRRFGYPQSFATGVIAAGGTLGAMLPPSTVLAVYGIITEQDIGKLFIAGIIPGLLAMTMYMITIFLIGYFRPDFLPKGKMLPWRERFAGLKDIWAPVLLFVFVIGGLYGLPFLPRFTPTEAGGVGATGAFIIGIVTGRLDREKVLASLLQATRTAAAVFTVLIGALIFGYFLTVTQTPQKVTEFLTGLGLGPYGVLALIMVMYLVLGCLMDAMAMIILTVPIIFPVITHLGFDPIWFGVIIVMTVELGLIHPPVGMNVFVIKSVVKDVSFSTIFKGVIPFVATDLVRLVILIAFPLLATWLPTRMMAH encoded by the coding sequence ATGAGCACCGATGCCGTCGCCGTTATCGGCTTCGTTTCCCTGTTCGCGTTGATGCTGCTGCGCGTGCCCGTCGGCATGGCCATGGGCCTCGTCGGCGTCTCCGGCTTCTCCTATCTGGTCGGCGCGACCCCGGCCTTGAAGCTGGTCGGCCAGACCTCGATGCGCACGGTCACCGACTACACGTTCGGCGTGATCCCGATGTTCCTGCTGATGGGCTCCTTCGTCAGCAACTCCGGCATGAGCCGCGAGCTGTTCCGCGCCGCCAACGGCTTCGTCGGGCATCTGCGCGGCGGACTCGGCATCGCCACCGTCGGCGCCTGCGGCGGCTTCGCCGCGATTTGCGGATCTTCCGTTGCGACTGCCGCGACCTTCTCGGCCGTCGCCTATCCCGAGATGCGCCGCTTCGGCTATCCGCAGTCGTTTGCGACAGGCGTGATCGCGGCCGGCGGCACGCTCGGCGCGATGCTGCCGCCTTCCACAGTGCTCGCGGTCTACGGCATCATCACCGAGCAGGACATCGGAAAACTCTTCATCGCCGGCATCATCCCGGGCCTCCTGGCGATGACAATGTACATGATCACGATCTTCCTGATCGGCTATTTCAGACCCGACTTCCTGCCCAAGGGCAAGATGCTGCCCTGGCGCGAGAGGTTCGCCGGCCTGAAGGACATCTGGGCGCCGGTGCTGCTGTTCGTGTTCGTGATCGGCGGCCTCTACGGCCTCCCCTTCCTGCCGCGCTTCACCCCAACGGAAGCCGGCGGCGTCGGCGCCACCGGCGCTTTCATCATCGGCATTGTCACCGGACGGCTCGACCGCGAGAAGGTGCTGGCTTCGCTGCTCCAGGCGACACGCACGGCGGCCGCCGTGTTCACCGTGCTGATCGGCGCGCTTATCTTCGGCTATTTCCTGACGGTGACGCAGACGCCGCAGAAAGTGACGGAATTCCTGACCGGCCTTGGCCTCGGCCCCTACGGCGTGCTGGCGCTGATCATGGTGATGTATCTCGTGCTTGGCTGCCTGATGGACGCGATGGCGATGATCATTCTGACCGTGCCGATCATCTTCCCCGTCATCACGCATCTGGGTTTTGACCCGATCTGGTTCGGCGTCATCATCGTGATGACGGTCGAGCTCGGCCTGATCCATCCGCCTGTCGGCATGAACGTCTTCGTCATCAAGAGCGTCGTGAAGGACGTATCCTTCTCCACCATCTTCAAGGGCGTGATCCCGTTCGTGGCGACGGACCTCGTGCGCCTGGTGATCCTGATCGCCTTTCCCCTGCTGGCGACATGGCTTCCGACGCGCATGATGGCGCACTAG
- a CDS encoding LysR family transcriptional regulator has product MDRLEAMHVFVTVADLRGFAPAARKLLMSPSAVTRLIAALEEHLGARLLQRTTRQVRLTDVGARYLERARRILADVEEADGSAREERNRPSGRFVVSAPVGFGRLHVSPVMTDYLKRYSEVACELRLSDNLVNLVEDAVDAAVRIGHLADSSLVARHVGEMRRITVAAPGYLKRHGEPKTPGALHEHQTIQFGPSASWHFMQDGRDMEITPSPRFTSNSADAALQYAEAGGGITRVLAYQAAEGLKRGRLKILLTKYEQPALPIHIVYPTSRLLSAKVRAFIDLVVETADWKFG; this is encoded by the coding sequence ATGGACCGCCTTGAAGCCATGCACGTCTTCGTCACCGTCGCCGACCTGCGCGGCTTCGCGCCGGCGGCGCGAAAACTACTGATGTCGCCGTCGGCGGTGACCCGGCTGATCGCGGCCCTGGAGGAACATCTCGGCGCGCGGCTGCTGCAGCGGACCACCCGGCAGGTGAGACTGACTGACGTTGGCGCGCGCTATCTTGAGCGCGCCCGGCGGATTCTCGCCGACGTCGAGGAAGCCGACGGCTCGGCGCGGGAGGAGCGCAACCGCCCCAGCGGACGTTTCGTGGTATCTGCCCCGGTCGGCTTCGGCCGGCTGCATGTCAGCCCGGTCATGACCGATTATCTCAAGCGTTACTCCGAGGTCGCCTGCGAACTGAGATTGTCTGATAACCTCGTCAACCTCGTGGAAGACGCTGTCGATGCCGCCGTCCGCATCGGCCATCTCGCCGATTCCTCGCTCGTCGCGCGTCATGTCGGCGAGATGCGGCGGATCACGGTGGCTGCGCCCGGCTATCTCAAGCGCCATGGCGAGCCGAAGACTCCCGGGGCACTGCACGAGCACCAGACGATCCAGTTCGGCCCGTCCGCGAGCTGGCACTTCATGCAGGACGGCCGCGACATGGAGATAACGCCCTCGCCGCGCTTCACCAGCAATAGCGCCGACGCCGCCCTGCAATATGCCGAGGCCGGAGGCGGCATCACACGCGTGCTGGCCTACCAGGCCGCCGAAGGCCTGAAGCGCGGACGGCTGAAAATCCTGCTGACGAAGTACGAGCAACCGGCGCTGCCGATCCACATCGTCTATCCGACTTCGCGCCTGCTCTCGGCCAAGGTTCGCGCGTTCATCGACCTCGTCGTCGAAACGGCGGATTGGAAGTTTGGGTAG
- a CDS encoding TRAP transporter substrate-binding protein, with the protein MRKACLALLLAASVTPAFAQDKTVDLKVSHWVPASHPLQKSLEDWVAAVNKDSGGTITGKVFPAQQLGKAFDHYDMARDGIADVTYVNPGYQPGRFPIIGAGELPFLISDAKGGSEGLDAWYRKYAEKEMKDVKYCLAFVHSPSSFHSRTKKIVMPEDVKGMKIRPAHATMANFVTSLGGTNVQSSAPEVRDIIERGVADAVTFPWGSLVLFGIDKVTKYDMDAPLYTTTFVFVMNKDKYNAMSDKQKAAIDKNCSTEMAGVVGEHWGKFEDAGIDKVKAEGSHEIYKLTPDQTAAWKKAAEPLVKTWADGAKKAGADPDAALAELKASLKKYNALAE; encoded by the coding sequence ATGAGAAAAGCCTGTCTGGCTTTGCTGCTGGCAGCAAGCGTGACGCCTGCGTTCGCGCAGGACAAGACCGTCGACCTGAAGGTGTCGCATTGGGTGCCGGCCTCGCACCCGCTGCAGAAGTCGCTGGAAGACTGGGTGGCCGCGGTGAACAAGGACTCCGGCGGCACCATCACGGGCAAGGTCTTCCCGGCCCAGCAGCTCGGCAAGGCCTTCGACCATTACGACATGGCGCGCGACGGCATCGCCGACGTCACCTACGTCAATCCCGGCTACCAGCCCGGCCGCTTCCCGATCATCGGCGCCGGCGAATTGCCGTTCCTGATCTCGGACGCCAAGGGCGGCTCTGAGGGCCTGGACGCCTGGTACCGCAAATATGCCGAGAAGGAGATGAAGGACGTCAAATACTGCCTCGCCTTCGTTCACTCGCCCTCCTCCTTCCATTCCCGCACCAAGAAGATCGTGATGCCGGAGGACGTGAAGGGCATGAAGATTCGTCCGGCGCACGCCACGATGGCGAATTTCGTCACTTCGCTCGGCGGGACCAACGTGCAGTCCTCTGCGCCCGAGGTGCGCGACATCATCGAGCGCGGCGTCGCCGACGCGGTGACCTTCCCCTGGGGCTCGCTGGTGCTGTTCGGCATCGACAAGGTGACCAAGTACGACATGGACGCGCCGCTCTACACCACGACCTTCGTGTTCGTGATGAACAAGGACAAGTACAATGCCATGTCCGACAAGCAGAAGGCCGCGATCGACAAGAACTGCTCGACCGAGATGGCCGGCGTGGTCGGCGAGCACTGGGGCAAGTTCGAGGACGCCGGAATCGACAAGGTGAAGGCGGAGGGAAGCCACGAGATCTACAAGCTGACCCCGGACCAGACTGCCGCCTGGAAGAAAGCCGCCGAGCCGCTGGTCAAGACCTGGGCCGACGGCGCGAAGAAGGCCGGCGCCGACCCGGACGCTGCGCTCGCGGAGCTCAAGGCGTCGCTGAAGAAGTACAACGCGCTGGCGGAGTAG
- a CDS encoding crotonase/enoyl-CoA hydratase family protein, whose translation MTQGNAETAGTGASGLLQIERVDRVLTVGLNRPAKRNALNDGIILEIGECFTSLPEDIGAVVIHGIGDHFSSGLDLSELQDHDATGGLLHSQMWHRVFDRIQYSRVPVIAALKGAVIGGGLELACAAHIRVAEPSTYFALPEGQRGIFVGGGGSVRLPRLIGVARMMDMMLTGRVYSATEGASYGFAQYVTEAGNGLPKALELATKIASNAPLTNFAVLQALPMIAEANPQTGLLMESLMATVAQSDKEAKRRIREFLEHKTAKVKPKS comes from the coding sequence ATGACACAGGGAAACGCCGAGACCGCTGGCACGGGCGCCTCCGGGCTGCTTCAGATCGAGAGGGTGGACCGGGTTCTGACCGTGGGTCTGAACCGGCCGGCGAAGCGCAACGCGCTCAATGACGGCATCATTCTCGAAATCGGCGAATGTTTTACGTCCCTGCCGGAGGATATCGGCGCGGTGGTCATTCACGGCATCGGCGACCATTTCTCCAGCGGGCTCGACCTGTCCGAGCTCCAGGACCACGACGCCACCGGCGGCCTCCTGCATTCGCAGATGTGGCACCGGGTGTTCGATCGCATCCAGTACAGCCGCGTCCCGGTCATCGCCGCGCTGAAGGGCGCCGTGATCGGCGGCGGGCTGGAGCTGGCCTGTGCAGCACACATCCGCGTCGCCGAACCCTCGACCTACTTCGCGCTGCCGGAAGGACAGCGCGGCATCTTCGTCGGCGGCGGCGGCTCGGTGCGGCTGCCGCGGCTGATCGGCGTCGCGCGCATGATGGACATGATGCTGACGGGGCGCGTCTATAGCGCGACCGAAGGCGCGTCCTACGGCTTCGCGCAATATGTCACGGAAGCGGGCAACGGCTTGCCCAAGGCGCTCGAGCTCGCGACCAAGATTGCGTCCAACGCGCCGCTGACGAATTTCGCCGTGCTCCAGGCACTGCCGATGATCGCGGAAGCCAATCCGCAGACCGGCTTGTTGATGGAATCGCTGATGGCGACGGTCGCGCAGAGCGACAAGGAAGCCAAGCGCAGGATTCGCGAGTTCCTCGAGCACAAGACCGCAAAGGTGAAGCCGAAGTCATGA
- a CDS encoding feruloyl-CoA synthase: MSAQPSSSSTERGVSNSPLRPISFGDPVVDIERRADGTIYLRPQQPLGDYPARITDRLHHWATTTPDRVFMAEREGGRGWRRITYAELLTASRHIASSLIQRGLSAERPVVILSGNSIDHALLAFGAFYAGVPFCPVSPAYSLVSKDYGKLSYLMKLLTPGLVFAEDADKFADALAANVSLGTEIAASYGHVPGRDVTLLADLMATPVRSDLDAVHGKIGPDTIAKFLLTSGSTGNPKAVINTQRMICANQVMLRETLAFLKDEPPVIIDWLPWNHTFGGNHNIGLTLYNGGSMYLDAGKPVPGGIEETVRNLQEISPTVYFNVPKGYESLLPYLRDDQGLRAKFFDRLHAMFFSGAALSPFVWNSLDELAVKEKGYRVPMLTGLGATETAPFFMSVNPRTSRSGHVGLPVSGNDAKLVPNNGKLEVRCKGPNVMPGYWRQPDITAKSFDEEGFYKLGDALKPADPDDLNAGFDFDGRVSEDFKLASGTWVSVGPLRARLTAACAPLVRDVVIAGINRDEVSALVLLDLDGCRLINPTLPADNLTFTARDRLVREAFRERLTRFLASATGSSTRITRAILLDEPLSIDKGEVTDKGSVNQRAVLEHRAALIDELYAANPSGRVISVG, encoded by the coding sequence ATGAGCGCGCAGCCGTCCTCTTCCAGCACAGAGCGCGGCGTGAGCAATTCTCCGCTGCGACCGATCTCGTTCGGCGATCCCGTCGTCGACATCGAGCGGCGCGCCGATGGCACCATCTATCTGCGGCCGCAGCAGCCGCTCGGCGACTATCCCGCCCGCATCACCGATCGCCTGCACCATTGGGCGACGACGACGCCGGATCGCGTGTTCATGGCGGAGCGCGAAGGCGGCCGCGGCTGGCGCAGGATCACCTATGCCGAGCTGCTCACCGCGAGCCGGCATATCGCTTCAAGCCTGATCCAGCGCGGCCTGTCGGCGGAACGGCCGGTCGTCATCCTCTCCGGCAATTCGATCGACCATGCCCTGCTCGCCTTCGGCGCGTTCTATGCCGGCGTTCCGTTCTGCCCCGTGTCGCCGGCCTATTCGCTGGTGTCGAAGGACTACGGCAAGCTGTCCTATCTGATGAAGCTGCTGACCCCCGGCCTGGTTTTCGCCGAGGATGCCGACAAATTCGCCGACGCGCTCGCCGCCAATGTCTCGCTGGGCACCGAGATCGCCGCATCCTACGGTCACGTCCCGGGCCGCGACGTCACCCTGCTCGCCGACCTCATGGCAACGCCCGTTCGTAGCGATCTCGACGCCGTGCACGGCAAGATCGGTCCCGACACGATCGCAAAATTCCTGCTGACGTCGGGCTCGACAGGCAATCCCAAGGCCGTCATCAACACCCAGCGCATGATCTGCGCCAACCAGGTGATGTTGCGGGAGACGCTCGCCTTCCTCAAGGACGAGCCGCCTGTGATCATCGACTGGCTGCCCTGGAACCACACCTTTGGCGGCAATCACAATATCGGGCTCACGCTCTATAACGGCGGCTCGATGTATCTGGACGCCGGCAAGCCGGTGCCCGGCGGCATCGAGGAGACCGTGCGCAATCTCCAGGAGATTTCGCCGACAGTCTATTTCAACGTGCCCAAGGGCTATGAATCGCTGCTGCCGTATTTGCGCGACGACCAGGGCTTGCGCGCAAAGTTCTTTGATCGCCTGCACGCGATGTTCTTCTCGGGCGCGGCACTGTCGCCTTTTGTCTGGAACAGCCTCGACGAGCTCGCAGTGAAGGAAAAGGGCTATCGGGTACCGATGCTGACCGGCCTTGGCGCCACCGAGACTGCGCCGTTCTTCATGTCCGTCAATCCGCGCACCAGCCGCTCCGGCCATGTCGGACTGCCGGTGTCAGGCAACGACGCCAAGCTGGTGCCGAACAACGGCAAGCTGGAGGTGCGCTGCAAGGGCCCGAACGTCATGCCCGGCTACTGGCGCCAGCCCGACATCACCGCAAAATCGTTCGACGAGGAAGGCTTCTACAAGCTCGGCGACGCACTCAAGCCCGCCGATCCCGACGATCTCAATGCCGGCTTCGATTTCGACGGCCGCGTCAGCGAGGACTTCAAGCTCGCCAGCGGCACCTGGGTCAGCGTCGGCCCGCTGCGCGCGCGCCTCACGGCCGCCTGCGCGCCGCTGGTGCGCGACGTCGTCATCGCCGGCATCAACCGCGACGAGGTCTCCGCCCTCGTGCTGCTCGATCTCGACGGTTGCCGGCTGATCAATCCGACCTTGCCGGCCGACAATCTCACCTTCACCGCGCGCGACCGGCTGGTGCGCGAAGCCTTCCGCGAGCGCCTGACCCGCTTCCTCGCATCGGCCACCGGCTCCTCGACCCGGATCACCCGCGCGATCCTCCTGGATGAGCCGCTCTCGATCGACAAGGGCGAGGTCACCGACAAGGGCTCGGTCAACCAGCGCGCGGTTCTGGAGCATCGCGCCGCATTGATCGACGAGCTCTACGCTGCCAATCCATCGGGCCGTGTGATATCGGTCGGCTAA
- a CDS encoding acyl-CoA thioesterase, with the protein MFVNRREVQIQWGDCDPANIVYYPRYFAMFDDSTSALFEVAGFSKQDLVRKYGLVGIPMVDTRSKFYIPSTYGDWITIETKIESIKRSSFEVKHNVYKGEALAIEGFETRVLVGRDPVNPDKLKSAPFPPEMVAKFTGS; encoded by the coding sequence ATGTTCGTGAACCGGCGCGAGGTCCAGATCCAGTGGGGCGACTGCGACCCCGCCAACATCGTCTACTACCCGCGTTATTTCGCGATGTTCGACGATTCGACCTCGGCCCTGTTCGAGGTCGCCGGGTTCTCGAAGCAGGACCTGGTCCGCAAATACGGCCTGGTGGGCATCCCCATGGTCGACACGCGGTCCAAGTTCTACATCCCCTCGACCTATGGCGACTGGATCACCATCGAGACGAAGATCGAGAGCATCAAGCGCTCGAGCTTCGAGGTGAAGCACAACGTCTATAAGGGTGAGGCGCTCGCCATCGAGGGTTTCGAGACCCGCGTCCTGGTCGGCCGCGACCCCGTTAACCCCGACAAACTGAAATCGGCACCATTCCCTCCGGAAATGGTAGCCAAATTCACAGGGAGCTAA
- a CDS encoding TRAP transporter small permease translates to MKRAWMDRFIDTIEWIAAAFVGIVALDIFLSVLLRNTLNYSIPDSFDIGRMLLGILIFWGIAATSYRGTHITVDLVWGNVGPRYQRWIDVFATLVLLFVVTVQTWTLFDKVRGTYNDNVQTFDMHMPTWPFFAIAWIGDVSAVLLIAIRTYRLIFHPEDMHDPKLKATE, encoded by the coding sequence ATGAAGCGCGCCTGGATGGACCGCTTTATCGACACCATCGAATGGATCGCAGCCGCGTTCGTCGGCATCGTCGCCCTCGACATTTTCCTGTCGGTGCTGCTGCGCAACACGCTGAACTATTCGATTCCCGATAGTTTTGACATCGGCCGCATGCTGCTCGGCATCCTCATTTTCTGGGGTATCGCGGCGACCTCCTATCGCGGCACCCACATCACGGTCGATCTGGTCTGGGGCAATGTCGGGCCGCGCTACCAGCGCTGGATCGACGTGTTCGCGACGCTGGTGCTGTTGTTCGTCGTCACCGTGCAAACCTGGACGCTGTTCGACAAGGTACGCGGCACCTACAACGACAACGTCCAGACCTTCGACATGCACATGCCGACCTGGCCGTTCTTCGCGATCGCCTGGATCGGCGACGTCTCGGCCGTGCTGCTGATCGCGATTCGCACGTACCGACTGATCTTCCATCCCGAAGACATGCACGACCCCAAGCTGAAGGCGACGGAGTAA
- a CDS encoding PaaI family thioesterase, whose translation MTDIDIPDGFEPLSRKSPLTEPWEPLYAKKTERAVVIGLRLARPHTNGRGLIHGGLIAALADNAMGYSCAQATNWSTSFVTVSLSIDFAGSAEIGQWCSIESDVIKTGKTICFAQSLIKADGVVIARASGTFRVVPKKG comes from the coding sequence ATGACCGACATCGATATTCCCGACGGCTTCGAGCCGTTGTCCCGCAAGAGCCCGCTCACCGAACCCTGGGAGCCGCTCTACGCGAAGAAGACCGAACGGGCCGTCGTCATCGGTCTGCGGCTGGCAAGGCCACACACCAACGGCCGCGGCCTGATCCATGGCGGCCTGATCGCCGCGCTCGCCGACAACGCGATGGGCTATAGCTGCGCGCAAGCGACGAACTGGAGCACATCGTTCGTGACGGTCTCGCTCTCGATCGATTTCGCCGGCTCCGCCGAGATCGGCCAATGGTGCTCGATCGAGAGCGATGTGATCAAGACCGGCAAGACGATCTGCTTCGCGCAGAGCCTGATCAAGGCCGACGGGGTCGTGATCGCGCGGGCCAGCGGCACGTTTCGCGTGGTGCCGAAGAAGGGCTGA